One region of Ardenticatena maritima genomic DNA includes:
- the prmA gene encoding 50S ribosomal protein L11 methyltransferase gives MQWLEVSLEGVDGEGVEAVWEHFQHYTHGSPVIEEIRETAHGPLPEPRLAVRGYIPDTPNGLEAVQKLREAIWHLSMIYPLPEVQVRPLHEKDWTEAWKQHYHRQRVGERLVIAPAWDTTPPAEDEIVIFIDPGMAFGTGQHPSTQLVLRLLEAECQPGMRVYDVGCGSGILSIAAAKLGASQIDAVDIDAVAVEATCENAERNNVPCGPDTREGIRVATGSIETFAGPYDLILINILAEIIVGLLPHVPARLAPGGRAILAGIIAEREPLVLDALRLHGLHVVRRETMGDWVGLVIAANEDK, from the coding sequence ATGCAGTGGCTCGAAGTTTCGCTTGAAGGTGTGGACGGCGAAGGCGTTGAAGCCGTGTGGGAACACTTCCAGCACTACACACACGGAAGCCCCGTCATCGAAGAAATCCGCGAAACCGCGCACGGTCCTCTGCCGGAACCCCGGCTCGCCGTGCGCGGATATATCCCCGATACGCCCAACGGGCTGGAAGCCGTGCAAAAACTTCGTGAAGCCATCTGGCATCTGAGCATGATTTACCCCCTGCCCGAAGTGCAGGTGCGCCCCCTGCACGAAAAAGATTGGACCGAAGCATGGAAACAGCACTACCACCGCCAGCGCGTCGGCGAGCGCCTGGTGATTGCCCCCGCATGGGACACCACGCCCCCCGCCGAGGATGAGATAGTGATTTTTATTGACCCCGGTATGGCGTTTGGCACGGGGCAACATCCCAGCACGCAACTGGTGTTGCGCCTGCTCGAAGCCGAATGCCAGCCCGGCATGCGTGTGTACGACGTGGGGTGTGGGAGCGGTATCCTCTCCATCGCCGCCGCCAAACTCGGCGCTTCCCAGATTGACGCCGTGGATATTGACGCGGTAGCGGTGGAAGCAACGTGCGAAAATGCAGAGCGCAACAACGTGCCCTGCGGTCCCGATACACGCGAGGGCATTCGCGTGGCGACCGGCTCCATTGAAACGTTTGCCGGTCCGTATGACCTGATTCTCATCAACATTCTGGCGGAAATCATCGTGGGCTTGTTGCCGCACGTCCCCGCCCGACTGGCGCCCGGCGGTCGCGCGATTCTGGCGGGTATCATCGCCGAACGCGAGCCGCTTGTGCTGGATGCGCTCCGCCTGCATGGTCTGCACGTCGTACGGCGTGAGACCATGGGCGATTGGGTGGGGCTGGTCATTGCCGCGAACGAAGACAAGTGA
- the dnaJ gene encoding molecular chaperone DnaJ yields the protein MKRDYYEILGVSRTATKEEIKRAYRKLARQYHPDINKSPDAEEKFKEINEAYEVLSDDQKRAAYDRFGHAGAQGMGGFGPDIGIDIGDIFAEFFGFGSASRRARRQSPMKGADLRARITIDFEEAIRGTRKKVVIERMELCPECGGTGAAPGSQPVRCSQCGGSGEVRSVRQSIFGQVVMSNTCPACGGEGEVVASPCSRCHGQKRVRVQRTLEVNIPAGIEDGMRIRLSGEGEHGLRGGPPGNLYVDVHVRPHEYFRRDGDDILLDVEINVAQAALGDEIEVPTVDGPATLRIPAGTQTGATFRLRGYGAPNVHNPALRGDQVVRVFVVVPTDLTPEQRRLFEELAKTLGKEVIPQGRKGFFDKLRDALGM from the coding sequence ATGAAACGAGATTATTACGAAATTCTGGGCGTTTCACGAACCGCAACCAAAGAGGAAATCAAACGCGCCTATCGCAAATTGGCGCGACAATACCACCCCGACATCAACAAAAGCCCGGACGCCGAAGAAAAATTCAAGGAAATCAACGAAGCCTACGAGGTGTTGAGCGACGACCAGAAACGCGCCGCCTACGACCGGTTTGGGCACGCGGGCGCGCAAGGCATGGGCGGCTTTGGTCCCGATATCGGCATTGACATCGGCGATATTTTCGCCGAGTTCTTCGGCTTTGGTTCAGCAAGCCGCCGCGCACGCCGCCAAAGCCCCATGAAGGGCGCCGACCTGCGAGCGCGCATCACCATTGATTTTGAAGAAGCCATCCGCGGCACGCGCAAGAAGGTGGTGATTGAGCGCATGGAATTGTGCCCCGAATGTGGCGGCACAGGCGCTGCGCCCGGCTCGCAACCGGTGCGGTGCTCGCAATGCGGCGGTTCGGGCGAAGTGCGGAGCGTGCGCCAAAGCATTTTCGGGCAAGTGGTGATGAGCAACACATGCCCGGCATGCGGCGGCGAAGGGGAAGTGGTGGCGTCGCCCTGCTCGCGCTGCCACGGGCAAAAACGTGTGCGCGTGCAACGCACGCTGGAAGTCAACATCCCCGCCGGCATTGAAGACGGCATGCGCATTCGCCTGAGCGGCGAAGGTGAACATGGCTTGCGCGGTGGTCCACCGGGCAACCTCTACGTGGACGTCCACGTGCGCCCGCATGAATACTTCCGCCGCGACGGCGACGATATTTTGCTGGACGTGGAAATCAACGTGGCGCAAGCCGCCCTGGGCGACGAAATCGAAGTGCCCACGGTGGACGGTCCCGCTACGCTCCGTATCCCTGCGGGCACACAAACCGGCGCGACGTTCCGCCTGCGGGGGTATGGCGCGCCCAACGTGCACAACCCCGCCCTGCGGGGCGACCAGGTGGTGCGTGTGTTCGTGGTGGTGCCAACCGACCTGACCCCCGAACAGCGCCGCCTGTTTGAAGAACTGGCGAAAACGTTGGGCAAAGAAGTGATTCCACAAGGGCGCAAAGGCTTTTTCGACAAACTCCGCGACGCATTGGGAATGTGA